A part of Schistosoma mansoni strain Puerto Rico chromosome W, complete genome genomic DNA contains:
- a CDS encoding serine/threonine kinase, producing MNRYTLIKQLGDGTYGSVLLATVQETKEKVAIKKMKRKFYSWNECLNLREVKSLSKLSHPNIVKLREIVRENNYLYLIFDALENNLYELIKTRTRLFQEETIRNIIWQVLDGLNFMHKQGFFHRDMKPENLLCNGPETVKLADFGLAREIRSQPPYTDYVSTRWYRAPEVLLRSTSYNSPVDLFAVGCIMAELYTFRPLFPGSSEIDMVFKICSVLGTPSKSGWPEGYQLAAAMNFKFPQCSPVPLHTLIPNANHEGIQLILDLISWNPKHRPTAREALKRPYFKTIRALKGVISSANNGDKVQNISQDLEKKSTDLNRKQKSLSQSLNLGIATSQKIKESQLVHQTVIIDSSNDNQMETGSFNLSNGHDDYNLQKEVENNSSENNKDLSGHLFTDIQGNFSLFHHTDHLQPVGNSFMLHFLSLSYERISTQTYLVQLV from the exons atgaatcgtTACACACTGATAAAACAATTAGGAGACGGGACTTACGGTTCAGTACTACTTGCTACTGTCCAGGAAACAAAAGAAAAAGTTGCTATTAAGAA GATGAAAAGAAAGTTCTACTCTTGGAACGAGTGTTTGAATTTACGTGAGGTCAAA TCGTTGAGTAAACTTTCTCACCCAAATATTGTGAAGCTTAGGGAAATAGTGCGGGAAAATAATTATCTCTATTTAATATTTGACGCGCTTGAGAATAATTTATATGAACTCATAAAAACGAG GACTAGGCTTTTTCAAGAAGAAACTATTCGGAATATAATTTGGCAAGTTCTTGACGGCCTAAATTTCATGCATAAGCAGG GGTTTTTCCACCGGGACATGAAACCTGAAAATTTGTTGTGCAATGGCCCAGAGACAGTGAAACTAGCAGATTTCGGACTTGCTCGTGAGATCCGTTCGCAACCTCCTTATACTGATTATGTGTCTACCAGGTG GTATCGGGCCCCTGAAGTGCTCCTGAGATCAACTAGCTATAATTCGCCAGTCGATTTATTTGCTGTTGGTTGCATAATGGCGGAACTATACACGTTTCGTCCGTTGTTTCCTGGAAGCTCAGAAATTGACATGGTTTTCAAGATTTGTTCTGTTTTGGGTACACCTTCTAAG agtgGTTGGCCTGAGGGATATCAACTAGCTGCCGCTATGAATTTCAAATTTCCACAGTGTTCTCCAGTGCCTTTACATACTTTGATTCCGAATGCTAATCACGAAGGTATTCAGCTCATTCTGGATCTGATTTCTTGGAATCCCAAGCATCGACCAACGGCACGTGAA GCACTAAAGCGACCTTATTTCAAAACTATTCGAGCTTTAAAAGGAGTCATATCTTCTGCTAATAATGGCGACAAAGTACAGAATATATCTCAAGATCTAGAGAAAAAATCTACTGATTTAAACAGAAAACAAAAATCATTGTCACAAAGTTTAAATTTAGGAATCGCCACTTCACAAAAAATAAAAGAGTCGCAACTTGTTCATCAAACAGTTATTATTGACTCatcaaatgataatcaaatGGAAACTGGCTCATTCAATCTTTCAAATGGTCACGATGATTACAATTTACAAAAAGAAGTTGAAAATAACTCATCTGAAAACAATAAAGATCTCTCAGGACATCTGTTTACAGACATACAAGGTAATTTTTCACTTTTTCACCATACTGATCATTTACAGCCAGTTGGAAACAGTTTTATGCTACATTTTCTTTCGTTATCTTATGAAAGGATTTCCACTCAAACCTACTTAGTACAACTAGTTTGA
- a CDS encoding serine/threonine kinase, with translation MDTDCTADKNQLLTDSFQYPKSGALVSKRKNSGRRRWPVLETDSLFDNFDSDQSDLKPPSKKMTATKDNYCRILKPHRNVFQLLEDEEEQDSTYDRGKKRMFSREIRSMLYAFGDDENPLPETVSLVEDIAVRHIIEMTKKALKIGKPGKISVEDVTYLVRRDPKKFSRVKELLLLSEELRRARKAFEEDEFDVLK, from the exons ATGGATACAGATTGTACGGCTGATAAAAATCAGCTTCTCACTGATTCATTTCAATATCCAAAATCT GGTGCTTTAGTATCGAAACGGAAAAATTCGGGACGTCGACGTTGGCCAGTCTTAGAAACTGAtagtttatttgataatttcgattctgaccaatcagatttaaaacCGCCTTCAAAGAAAATGACTGCAACGAAAGACAAT TATTGTCGAATATTAAAACCGCATCGTAATGTTTTCCAGCTGCTGGAGGATGAAGAAGAACAAGACTCAACATATGATCGTGGAAAGAAGCGAATGTTTTCTCGTGAAa TACGTTCAATGTTGTATGCTTTTGGAGATGATGAAAATCCATTGCCTGAAACTGTTTCCTTAGTTGAAGATATAGCAGTTCGACATATTATAGAAATG ACTAAAAAAGCATTAAAAATTGGTAAACCAGGAAAAATCTCTGTTGAAGATGTTACTTATCTAGTTCGACGTGATCCTAAGAAATTCTCTCGAGTTAAAGAGTTGCTCTTGCTCAGTGAGGAACTCCGACGTGCACGCAAAGCATTTGAAGAAGATGAGTTtgatgtgcttaaataa